One genomic segment of Arachis duranensis cultivar V14167 chromosome 4, aradu.V14167.gnm2.J7QH, whole genome shotgun sequence includes these proteins:
- the LOC107482650 gene encoding probable aspartic proteinase GIP2 encodes MAPHSSSSHVFLLSIALLSMSCFSLSPFILPIGKDPKTLLFYSQVSIGTPRHNMDLVIDLGGPIVWYDCNTHYNSSSYHPVSCDSKQCPSGSFCSGCNGPFKPGCSNNTCGANILNPFANAIFTGDTGEDVLTIAGTKVSGLLTGCTDSQGFTGEPRVLQGLPPSAKGIIGLARTQLALPTQISSLFKLSRRFSLCLTSSNKYGLGNLYIGASPRSTVKNVDVSKIMQRTSIIVNPVSTAPISSEGEASYEYFIDVKSIKIGGKALNLKTPLLSIDKKGNGGTKLSTMDPFTKLHSTIYKPLVREFMKQASDKKMKKVQSIAPFEACYDFKSLGRTKTGFDAPTIDLVLGNGVQWTIYGGNSMVLVKKDVACLAVVDGGKNAMTAVVIGAHQLEENLLEFDLVSNKLGFSNSLHLHNAMCSQLRI; translated from the coding sequence ATGGCtcctcattcttcttcctcccatGTCTTCCTCCTCTCCATAGCCCTTCTCTCCATGTCTTGCTTTTCACTCTCCCCTTTCATCTTACCCATTGGAAAAGACCCAAAAACCCTTCTCTTCTACTCCCAAGTTAGCATAGGAACGCCACGTCACAACATGGACCTAGTAATTGACCTCGGAGGCCCAATCGTATGGTACGACTGCAACACCCACTACAACTCTTCCTCCTACCACCCCGTCTCTTGCGACTCCAAACAATGCCCTTCTGGCTCATTCTGCAGCGGTTGCAACGGTCCTTTCAAACCCGGTTGCTCCAACAACACCTGCGGCGCCAATATACTAAACCCTTTTGCCAACGCAATCTTCACCGGAGACACGGGTGAAGATGTGTTGACAATAGCGGGGACCAAGGTCTCTGGCTTGCTTACCGGATGTACCGATTCACAAGGGTTCACCGGTGAGCCCAGAGTCCTGCAAGGTCTACCACCTTCGGCAAAAGGAATAATAGGCCTTGCGAGGACACAACTGGCATTGCCAACACAGATCTCTTCTCTCTTCAAGCTTTCCAGAAGATTCTCACTCTGCCTAACGTCCTCGAACAAGTACGGACTGGGGAATCTTTACATTGGCGCTTCACCGCGCTCCACGGTAAAAAATGTCGATGTTTCAAAGATCATGCAAAGAACAAGTATTATTGTTAACCCAGTTAGCACTGCACCGATCTCGAGCGAAGGTGAAGCGTCATATGAGTACTTCATAGACGTGAAATCGATCAAGATCGGTGGCAAGGCTCTTAACCTAAAGACTCCTCTTTTGTCCATTGACAAAAAGGGAAACGGTGGTACCAAACTTAGCACCATGGATCCATTCACTAAGTTGCATAGTACGATATACAAACCTCTAGTGCGAGAGTTCATGAAGCAGGCTTCggataagaagatgaagaaggtgCAATCGATTGCGCCATTCGAAGCGTGCTACGATTTCAAGAGTCTTGGTAGGACCAAGACTGGGTTTGACGCTCCCACGATAGATTTGGTGCTTGGAAATGGGGTGCAGTGGACAATATACGGTGGGAATTCAATGGTTTTGGTGAAGAAAGATGTGGCATGTTTGGCAGTTGTGGATGGTGGTAAGAATGCAATGACTGCTGTTGTTATTGGTGCGCATCAATTGGAGGAGAATCTTTTGGAGTTTGATTTGGTTTCTAATAAACTTGGCTTCAGTAACTCACTCCATCTTCACAATGCAATGTGTTCCCAGCTCAGAATCTAA
- the LOC107482594 gene encoding probable aspartic proteinase GIP2: MATTTFAINFFILSIISLFSVPCLLSASPPHSPYLLPIKKDPSTNLFYTTLAIGTPSKSFNLAIDLAGENLWYDCDKNYNSSSYSPISCNSKSCPEDAIGCISCTSGPFKPGCTNNTCGASAINQYAKFIFSAGFGEDIIVISQMEVHGLISACIEAEGFTSGSPLEGLPKSTKGILGLSRSQLALPNQLALENKIQPKFSLCLPSSNKLGYTNLMVESIDGSVSKFVQTTPLIINPDSTGVVSVKGVPSKEYFIDLKSVKIDGNVVNIKPSQLSIDKKGNGGTKISTMSPFTELQSSVYKPFLRDFVNKALDRKMKRVASVAPFEACFDSRTIKKSVTGFVVPTIDLVLQGGVQWRIHGANSMVMAKENVACLAFVDGGTEPRMSFVKASIVIGGYQLVDNLLVFDLDSSKLSFSSSLLLHNASCFHL; this comes from the coding sequence ATGGCTACTACAACTTTTGCTATCAACTTCTTCATCCTATCAATAATCTCTCTTTTCTCAGTTCCATGCTTATTATCAGCATCACCACCACATTCTCCCTATCTCCTTCCAATCAAGAAAGACCCTTCAACTAACCTCTTCTACACCACACTTGCCATAGGAACACCATCCAAGAGCTTCAATCTAGCCATTGATCTTGCAGGGGAAAACCTCTGGTATGACTGTGACAAGAACTACAATTCATCATCCTACAGCCCTATCAGCTGCAACTCAAAATCATGCCCTGAAGATGCAATCGGCTGCATTAGCTGCACCAGCGGTCCCTTCAAACCGGGCTGCACAAACAACACTTGTGGTGCCTCTGCAATCAACCAATATGCAAAGTTCATCTTCAGTGCTGGTTTTGGTGAGGATATCATAGTCATTTCTCAAATGGAAGTTCATGGCTTGATTTCGGCCTGCATTGAAGCCGAAGGATTCACTTCCGGTTCCCCTCTAGAAGGTTTACCTAAGAGCACTAAAGGGATCTTAGGCCTTTCAAGATCACAACTTGCATTACCAAATCAACTTGCATTGGAAAACAAGATTCAACCCAAGTTTTCTCTCTGCTtaccttcttcaaacaagttagGATACACCAATTTAATGGTTGAATCCATTGATGGGTCAGTGTCCAAATTTGTTCAAACCACACCATTGATCATCAACCCTGATTCCACTGGTGTTGTTTCTGTCAAGGGCGTACCCTCTAAGGAATACTTCATTGATCTCAAATCAGTTAAGATTGATGGCAATGTTGTGAACATCAAGCCTTCACAGTTGTCCATTGACAAAAAGGGAAATGGTGGCACCAAAATCAGCACAATGAGTCCTTTTACCGAGCTACAAAGCTCTGTGTATAAGCCTTTCCTTCGAGATTTTGTTAATAAGGCTTTGGATAGAAAGATGAAGAGAGTTGCTTCAGTTGCACCATTTGAGGCATGCTTTGATTCTAGAACTATTAAGAAATCTGTCACTGGATTTGTTGTTCCTACCATTGATCTTGTGTTACAAGGGGGAGTGCAATGGAGAATTCATGGTGCAAATTCAATGGTAATGGCAAAGGAGAATGTGGCATGTCTTGCATTTGTTGATGGAGGGACAGAACCAAGAATGTCGTTTGTGAAAGCATCAATTGTCATTGGAGGGTATCAGTTGGTTGATAATCTTTTAGTCTTTGATTTGGATTCATCAAAATTAAGCTTCAGTTCCTCACTTTTGCTCCATAATGCAAGTTGCTTCCACTTATGA
- the LOC107482649 gene encoding probable aspartic proteinase GIP2, protein MASSSSVFVLLSFLFFTLFHVQISASSLILPVTKDSATLQYLTTLSYGTPLAPTNLVLDLGGSNLWIDCASRNSPSSSSISVPHRSIQCLTAKSHEIETQAWITSLSNPEELDQPCQILSQNSITGTKSSEGELVQDLIALKRWKLEEEEGPKSQILFACSPTLLLKGLATGAKGIAGLGRSRSSFTSQIFDSLTTQRKMSFCVSSSSGVVVFGNMGYEFQPSDEILRSLTFTPLLTATNNQKNPNSQEYFINVNSIKIGGKKVSFNTPSLSQDGNGAMLSTVVPFTTLHSSIYEIFESAFLKAALAMNMAKVEALAPFGLCFSSEGNPSVPIIDFVLQSEMVKWSIHGRNSMVQVNEKVMCLGLLDGGVDAKNNIVIGGFQLEDVLVQIDLDTNMVGFSNSLLMKQTSCSDFKRLASSMVAAE, encoded by the coding sequence atggcttcttcttcctctgtttTTGttctgctttcctttcttttcttcaccctCTTCCATGTTCAGATCTCAGCTTCTTCTCTGATTCTCCCTGTCACGAAAGACTCTGCAACGCTTCAATACTTGACCACACTCTCTTATGGAACCCCTCTTGCTCCCACAAACCTTGTTCTGGATCTTGGGGGTTCCAACCTCTGGATCGATTGTGCATCGAGGAACtccccttcttcttcctcaatctCTGTTCCTCACCGTTCGATTCAGTGCCTCACGGCGAAAAGCCACGAGATTGAGACTCAGGCATGGATCACTAGCCTCTCAAACCCTGAAGAACTTGACCAGCCATGTCAAATTCTCTCTCAAAACAGCATCACCGGAACAAAATCCTCGGAGGGTGAGCTCGTTCAGGACCTCATAGCACTGAAAAGGTGGaagcttgaagaagaagaaggaccaAAGAGTCAGATTCTCTTTGCTTGTTCACCAACACTTCTCTTGAAGGGTTTAGCGACTGGTGCTAAGGGAATTGCAGGTCTTGGAAGATCTCGAAGTTCATTCACATCACAGATCTTTGATTCTCTTACAACTCAAAGAAAGATGAGTTTTTGTGTCTCATCTTCATCTGGGGTTGTGGTTTTTGGTAACATGGGTTATGAATTTCAACCATCTGATGAAATTCTCAGATCTTTAACCTTCACACCCCTTTTGACCGCCACCAACAACCAGAAGAACCCTAATTCACAGGAGTATTTCATCAACGTCAATTCCATCAAAATCGGTGGGAAAAAGGTTTCCTTTAACACGCCATCGCTGTCACAAGATGGCAATGGAGCTATGTTGAGTACGGTTGTGcctttcacaactttgcacagtTCAATCTATGAGATTTTTGAGAGTGCTTTCTTGAAAGCTGCTTTGGCCATGAACATGGCAAAGGTGGAAGCTTTAGCACCTTTTGGTCTTTGTTTCAGTTCTGAGGGGAACCCAAGTGTGCCAATTATTGACTTTGTGCTTCAGAGTGAGATGGTGAAGTGGAGCATCCATGGAAGGAACTCAATGGTGCAGGTCAACGAAAAGGTTATGTGCTTAGGGTTGTTGGATGGTGGTGTGGATGCAAAGAATAATATTGTGATTGGAGGGTTTCAATTGGAGGATGTTTTGGTTCAGATTGATCTTGATActaacatggttggattcagcaATTCACTTTTGATGAAGCAAACTAGTTGTTCTGATTTCAAGAGGCTTGCTTCTTCCATGGTTGCAGCAGAATGA